The window tcacaaaggctttttttttttttttcttttataatttgTGGTTGGATCTTTAGAAATTTCCCATTCAACATTTCCTATTCtgattcatttttctcttcaagaCCTGTTAATATCTGGCAATTTATACTTTCGGGGTATCATGTGACCATATTGAAGTTGTTAGGGAGCTTCAGCTTTAGCTTCTGAAGGTGACACATTGTCTTCCAGGCAATTTCTCACCCAGGTATTTTTTAGATTGACTTTGGTGCCTAACTGACATACGGGCAGGCACGCTGGGCTATGTGGCCAAGCTTAACAAGCTGGAGGGGTTACTCTGATTAAATGCTTTGAGACACAACAGCATGTGGGGGTATAGCTTATGTAGTTCTGAGCAGCAGTGTTGCAGCCTTGTCTTAGgagtttattaaaataattttaaatcctAGACCAGTGCCTATCTGTAGCATGGAAATGACATGCTAAGATTGAAGCAATTGCTCCCCGCATGacacacacacatgtgcacacacaggCACTTATTTTAGCAAGACCAGTTTATGCAGCTAGCTAATTGACTCCTCATTACCAAATAAAAGGGCTGGGACAAAAAAGCTCAAATTTGGCAGAATGGTGGTGTCATTTTGCCATTGAATATTGTAAAAGTTAATTGCAGTTATAGagtgaaacaaaaattaattagGAATCTGTTAATTCACATTGTAGTTTTTCTGTGACTCACTAGAGCCAGATGGCAAGAGTAGTTGCAATTATTAAAGTTATCTCCTTGGTAAACAGATGTACACAAGATATTTGTTTAGTACACTAGGACTTTCTGCCTCAATAACTTCATCACTGAGCAAGTTCCTATGTCAAAGTCCTCCTTTCAGTTCCTATGTCAAAAGGTTTCATCTGGAAGGAGATGCTGTGATGAACAAGAACTTTAAAGCTCCTATACTGATCTAAAGCATTGCAAACTCTTCTTATTTGCCTCATGGAGCAAATAAGTAGCAATTGGGATGATGACATCCTCACACATGCAGAGGATGAAGTTTGTgagcagtttttttttaaaccttaagTCAAGCAAAACTACTTTAGTGTTTAAATTGTATCTGCTGGTTCATGGTGGcttagaaagaaaactgagtgTTTAGTAGTACATATATGTGTACTAGAGACACATATATATGATCAGGAATGCAGATTATTTGCTTGCTATACTGGTAGTTGTCTCATTCCAAAGCCAAAACACACATGGTATCACAAGAGAAGGGAATGGAGTTATAAATGGCTGGTCGCTCCCTTCATAGTAATGAATTTTCAATTTATTACTAAAAGGTAAAATGTAGCAAGCCAAGTCCACAAGTGAGCATAAATTAGCATAATGCCTTTGAAGAGAAAGTCAGATGTAAGACAAGGCAGAGTTGCTAAAGGTACACGACATGGCCTAAGAAATTCTTCTACAATgcctgtatatttatttattattccaaACTGTGATTTGATAGGGGATGCTTTTACTCAACTTCAGGTGAAGATCATTTCAGTTTGAGTATCGGAGGAAGTTATATATAATTTCCTAGATGTTATCATACCTTTCATTAGAGAAAATATGTGATCTCACTCCTTAGAGATCAACTTAGACTAGTTGATCCCACATAGGAATAACCAGAacaagttttactttttttttcccggCCAGATGTTGCAGCAGATAAATCTGTTCTGATTATGATTTCAATTCCTTTATGTTGTACAAGACACAAACTGTGAATCTGTTTCATGACTGATTTGTTTCCTGTTAAATATTGAGTATTTTATTTGTCATATGATACTGAAAATTTTGGTGCTGTTTCTCCATAAATCCATTTCTATGATGTATTTCTTGTTTTTGGCAGACATACTGCATTGTTAAAGTAGTATTCTCATTTCTCATCCTTCTGCTTCTGGAATTTCCCTTTTATTCCTCTCATATGGAGAGCTTTGAGGAGTTGTGGCCAGTGATGGTAAATGGCTCAGCACCTGTCAGCACTTGTTCTATCCCTTGCTTTCATGATCTAAACTTCCATAATAAGTATTGCTCTCATCTGACAGATGAGGCAGACTTTCTGACCCTCCCTCTGGCAACCCAGGGTATAGCATATCTGCTCTGGAACATCAGAAAATGCAAATCTAACATTTACAGCTTTACCTCTTTTGGTGAAAGTATAGAAATGTAATCTTCATAAATAAgtcttgctttttcttcaatAACTTTCTTGTTCTGTTCCTTCTTTAGATCTTCACATGCAAGCCAGAAAAGCAGGTTCTCTTCACTATACTCTGTTCGAAGAAACTCTCTAAAAAGGTTCCTCCCAGCTGGTGTTTTCATCATCTTGTCAAAATTCTGAGCCCAAGACAAAATTTCATCTGCAGTAGGGTTTTGGCTGCAAAAGCAAAGTATCATTACAAATATGCTTCTATTTTTGTAACAGTGTTTTCATACATTCATCCAAAATTCTCCTTTCAATTGCACTTTAGTCCAGAGTGAAAACTGGAAGCAACAAGGCTTCAGCAGTGACAAGAGAATTTCGTTCACTCTTCACTTGTGCATTCATTATCTCAATAGCCCACTAAACTATGTTTAATATTAAGAGATGTGCACTTGGCTTTCTGCAAAGTTTCTACTGGTATTGTTCACTATCAGACTCAAAGAAAATTCCAGCAACAGGACTGAATTTCTGCTTCTGCATTTAAAGGAGATGTGAATTGAGGCAGCTGACAATAGGTTCTTTTTCATGATGGGCTTGGAAGACACCTGATGTCCCTGCCTGCTTCTGATAGGGTTTGGCCAATCACTGCCTGCCACACGATTTGGTTCAGCaaggacaagaaaaacaaaaggctcTTGGCAGCCAAGAGCATACTAATGAGCCCCAACAAAATAGTAATTCAGAGAGCTTTTAAATTAGCATATTTCTCTGTGCTTGTACCTAAGGGTTGCTAAGCTTCTCTCTGTTTGGTGCTATTGACCTGAATGATGATCTATTGGCATGGGATGTGATGAATGTTTCTGGCAAaattgaagagagaagaaatgggaaaaaatccCCATTCCCATTTTCTGAAAGAAGCTATTTGCAGAGCGGATGCATGGGATAAGTGAACAGAAGACTAATTCGGGTCACTAATCCACTAATGTACAAATCAACAGCCTGAGAAGGTCATACTCCAAGttacttaaaaacaattaaaatgtgGTTTCACACTTAGCTCTGAGCGCTCATCCTCCCCTTCCTGATAGGATACAACGCAAGAGTTTTACTGGATGTTGTTAATTTTACTGGACGTTGTTAACAGTGTCTGTGCAATCATGTTGCACAATAAGTGACATTTGTCCATAAGATTTCAAGTCCGTTTGTCAACTCCTAGTCTGTATGCAAGGCAGACTGGATGACAGGAAGCTATTCATGGTAGTTAAGATCTAATAAATGAGAAAGTGTTCAACATTGACTATCCAGCAAAATAGTTGCAATCTGAAGCAAAAATTATAAACATACagatttaaagttaaaaaatccTCTCTCTGAGGAGACTGAAGCAAACCTGTTGAAGTAGATGGAGCTGGCAAGCAACTTGTGTTTGGAAAGCATCTTTACTACACTTGGAAGTAAAAACAATATGAAGAAAAGTACAGAATAAGACCATTTTGATAAGGTTTTGcttataaagatattttttctccacTATATTGTATGTCATTTCGTTAAAAAACTGCTTTCCTGTTCCTTCTCCAAAATGCTAGTTTCCTGAGGAGATTTGTAAAGAATACTCTTGTACTATACCACTACATCAGTTTAAGGAAAGATTTATGTACAGAATCTCCAGTTTGATAAACTAAGGCTCATTTCTGTCTAAATAACTCATCGTGATATTGGGAAATAGAAGAACAACTCCCTTTTTGAAGCCTTGAATTTAGTAGACATTGAAACCAACCAATACACTGCAGTGAGGCAGTGTCTGAATGTTCCCTGTTCCCAGGAAATAAAAGGTTGATACTTATATGGAATATTTGAACTTCTGGATATTCACtcatctcctgctcagatgtAGCCCTAACATACAGCACATCCTAAGGCCTGATGTATGGTGGGAGAAGCACCATTAAGTTAAAAAGGAAGCATCATGTGTGGGGGACACAATAGACAGAATGAGACAAGGGCCATCCTGCAGCCATTGTGACCTTTGGCTCTCATCTCTTGCATTTTTGCAACAGCAACTGtctggcagtttctgcagaatcCACTAATTTAGTGGGTGATGTAGACTGAAAGAGGTATAAACATGACAGTTTACCCAACAAGCCTTTCAAATGAATGGATCTATCAGCAACTGAACTGTGGAAACTAGGATGTGCCTAGGAAGAGGCAGGAAAGGTGAGCACCCTCCCCATCAGCCAAGTAACTATTTTGCTAAGTCATGCATGAGTTGATGAACTTGCAAAGCTGGTGAATTTGTGAGTAAATGAATTCATGAATAAATGAAGTTGTGAATCAGAATCTTAATGAGTTAGACTAGTCTCTTAAAAGGCTACtgagatcctttttttttttttttaaacctaacAAGCTCATGCAATGAAGTTTGATTCACAGAGTACCTTGTCCTGTGAATTATACAAGTTCAGACAAACCAAGATACTAACCTTAGCTGATGGATGTTATCTGACATAAGTTTCACTACAAGTGaatgtaaaaatatgttttgccATGGGCTAAATTCAGGTGCTCTGAGTGTGATCTGGAGTTACTTGTCCCCACTGGATTGCAGAAGGATCTTAAGTTATGTAGGATGCATTTTTATATCATGGTTGAGCTGAATTAAAAATTTTGGAATTAATATTTAACTAAGTAATCTCTTTACCTGCTACCCCTGTGCATTTTCCTTGAGTTGAAGCACCTCAGATGAATACCAGCTTCAATGTAGTTTGTGGGGGGGGGAGAACTGGAGGCAAAAGAGGAGGGAGCAGAGAGATGGCATGGGTGGCAAGCCTCTTTCTCCCAAAAGGCAAGGAGCTGTTAATTCATAGTTTTGAATTAACCACGTCCTTGTTTTGTGAAGCCACGCCCTTACTTTCTGTTAATATTCCTCTGACAGACCTCTCAGGCTTCCTGTCCTCTGCCTACCACAGACAATGATGTTGAGAACACAGGATCTCAGCCATGCAGGCTGAGCTCCCTGACTAAactctgttctttctttgcatGACAAAGCTACAAGGCTGAGTGTTAAACCCTATGAAACATATAATCCTAGATGGAGATGTCACAAAGTACCATAGATATGTTGTGATGGAGAGCTCCTGTAAGTTCTTTGTAAGTAACTTGAATTCTGGGGTGCTCAGCATAATGTaactgaaggaaataaatagTTAAACCATACTCCTATAAACctaaaagaaaatctgtcaaATCAATTCACTAGATGTTCTTTGTCagtaagaacaacaacaaagaagtaTATACTACTTATAACTTGTGGAAATTTTTTGATTTTGACGTCTCAAAAATGACTGTGAGTAGCAATGGATAGCCTGAGATGATTGGATTGCTTTTAAAATCGATCATATTCTCTAGAGTTaagttttaatttactttttatggGATTAGAGAAGTCAAGACCACTGATAGTTTAGCATATTTCCCAACAGAATAAATACAGGTCCAACCTTCAGACACAAACAGAAGCTCAGACTTTTAATGCATATTTGCCCAGCTTTCAGAGTATGTGTTTCCTTGGTTAATTCAGATGAAATCATAGTCCAAGCTGTTCTACAAAAAGTAGCCATGTTAAAAATCTGACTATAAAGTACACTTTTGCCCAAGttagttttatttcttgtctgggtaagcagaagaaaatgatcCCACAAATAGCATACACTTCCTATAGAGTCCCATAGATCCATGGAACCATTCTTGCACCTCCCATTTCTTCCCATCATTCTTTACTGACAAATGTGAAACTGTAAGTAAGCCTGAATGTCTCTGTTGGCATTTCATGTCAGGCCTCACTTTGCTTCCATTTTTCTAGAAATTTTAGGAGGAAAAGTcattaaaagaatatttcagaagcctacaaaaccaaaacaaattagTTACAgtcaaattaaaaaacatttactgGACAACAGTTTGACCAACTTACCATTCTTCTATGACTTGGATGCTCTCCATTTTGGTTGTATGTGTTGGCCTTCCTGCATTGTCTCCTCTATCTTCATTCCTAACAGTGAGGCTGCAATGTAGTACAACACTTTATTTTGTCTAgagaaagttaatttaaaacaatgactacagaaatgcaaactTTCAAAAGATATAGATGTAtgtaaaatctcatttttcactcTTGCCCCTAGAATTTACACTCAGATTTTGGAGAGAAatttttttataacattttttttccctgtaataaTGATGAATGTTAATTAACAGTTGGTATTAAcatatgtgatttttatttatttatttacaagctGAAAGACAGACAAAAACTTAGAGGTCACTGTTGGAGTGATTTCTCTTGGGAAATTTTGGATAATATTAGTAACAATAAGGATAAGGAGGATAAGAATATCTGAATCATTGATCAGGTATTGGTGCCCCAGCAGCTTTGGATGGTTGTTCATTCTTTACGAACATCCCCATTTTTCTCCAGGATATAGTGGCAGTAGATGGCTTAGAAACAGATCTTAGCATGTGGCTGCTGCTTATGATTTCCTCCTCTAACccaaatttctttttcattccaaaAAGTTAAAGTCACTGACCTCTGAACAGAAAGGCCTCCATTAAAGTCATATTACTagaagcaatgaaaataaaaacttcctTTAGGTAAAGATCTagttaaattgtatttattatcattattatttgattttttatttttgatttttctttcaagctggTAACTTGCATCACTATTCTGTAAATGTCTTTTTAATTGGATTTGGTTCAGTAGTAGTGGCTTCCCCTGTGTGTGCTCTCTATGAGTGTTCTGGACCATGGTACTGCCAGCAAAAACAAAGTCCCTGATAACTTCTGAAATAAAGTGAATTTTGAAATAACATCAGTATTCATATTAGAAACCTGGTTCCAATAATTAAGCTTATGAAGTGAAACatagaaaatggaaatttccCTTCACTGTGTGTTTCCTGCATATTCAACTGAGGGAAAACAAGCAACCAAGCAAAAAATTCCCCCGCCCTAGTCCCAACAAAGTTCATATTTTGAATTTAGTATTCATTGTACAATGATGTTCTCAATCATTCCAAGTGGAGGTATGCAAATATATGTTGATAGCATAAGTGTCTCCCTCCCCCACTAATCGTAGTAACTTCCACTCAGTTCTAAGAAGAAATCCCAACTTTGAGACATTTTTAGCACAAATAGCCTTTCTTCCTAGCCCTTCTGCATTGATGAGTTTCATCAACATGTTTTCAAGCATTTGGTAGAGTGAATAGGGGATCTCAACTACTCTTCTGAAAATTGGCAGTTTAAACTTGCATGTAAAGCAGAGCACATATTAAGACTTAAACATTACAAAGACATACACTCTCAAACAAAGCTGTTTGATGCTGGTTGCTCCTCCACTTACCTGCCAAGACCTTAGTTCAGGCCCTTGGTCCTGCTTCCCCTGTTACAGCGTAGGAATGCAGCTCCAGTGCTGCTAAGGTGTTATGGTGTCATCAACTGCTGCAGGAGAAACAACACATCCTGAACTCTGGGGTTGGCAGGTAAAAAGCCTTTCCATCTCCTCTGACCTGTTGCTTGTCAGTCTATAGAGGGAACACCCATGAAAACCAATGGGAGTTCCATAtatagaaggagaaaaaaagggacCATGCACTTTCTGTCTTGTAATCTTTAAGTCTGCACATGTAACTGCTTAGGGTTTACTTTGCATCTGGTTGGAGCACAAAGTGACGGCAAAGGAGAAGCAGGAGAGGCACAAAgctgctctccctcctcctcttcagtCCTTCACTAGAACAGCATTCATTTGTGCTCTCCTCTGGGTTCAGAGAACTGAACCATGGGGGCCATGGGGGCATGacacagcagaagcagaaaacagtGTCAGCTGGGAATGCAGCAGGGTGTTCACCTGAATCCTTCTAACAAAGGCtgcccttttctttcctccatcaCATGAGCAGCAGCTAAACCATACTGAGATAATTTACTTATTGGACAGTGGGCTTATTACAAGGTTTGGATGCAGAGTCTTACTGGAAGTGGAAGGTGACTCATCTGAGAGCAGCTAATCTGCCCTGCTAATTTAATTTGTTGTCTGGGGTCAGATATTGGTGGTTGTGCTCATGCAAAGTCTCTGCTAAACTTCAGAAAACCAATATGGGCTGATGAAAGGGGAATACAAGTAGTGAGTAGGgaatgagaaagagaaatagagaaatggACAAGAAATCCATGTTGACCTcaatgccctttttttttttttttatcagaggAGTAATGGATAGGCCctatacattttaattttctgcaagACTACATGTTGGTAAAAGTTTGGGTTGTGGGCCAAGAATGCAACGTACAGTTTCTGGTATTTATACCAGTGTGATAGTGCAAAGGGCACACTTGGCCCTGATACCTTCATTTCAGCAGTCATAGCTGAAGTTCAGTGGCTGAAGTTAGTCATCACTGCAAAACAGGGAGGACTCTAAAAGAGGTGCTAGATGTGGTTGGAACAATTTCTCAAGTTTGGGTATTGTATTCAAAACTGTGCTAAATTTATAATATATCTTGGCACAGATTCTACATTATGTTTCTAGCGACAACAACTAGCCCTACATTTCAACTTTGATTTATATACATCTGTCAAGACTGGAGTTACATCGGATACATTATTTTTGCTATGTTTTTCCTGTGAAAGAAACCATTCTTTTTATACAGAAGTACATTCAATTCAGACATGTCTGTTTTCAGTCAAGGAACTGTTTCATGttaagttagaaaaaaaaaattaaatatttacacatTTGTGACtgtaaaactaatttaaaagCAGCCTTTAAATAACACTGATCACAATAACAGACTGCTACCTTTTACATCAAAATGACAACACTACATTGTTATTTGCTAAGTTGCTATCTTCATTTGAAAATACCCTATCTGCTCACATTTCTCTGTGGAATTCAAGCATATCCTTCATATACTACTCCATCATGGAAACTAGCTGATTATGGCAGAAGAATTATTTAGTataaaactaaactaaataaAAGCTACAGGATAAAGATCAACAAATGGCCTT is drawn from Anas platyrhynchos isolate ZD024472 breed Pekin duck chromosome 3, IASCAAS_PekinDuck_T2T, whole genome shotgun sequence and contains these coding sequences:
- the RGS17 gene encoding regulator of G-protein signaling 17 isoform X2 encodes the protein MRKRQQSQNEGTSAVSQAPGNQRPNNTCCFCWCCCCSCSWNEDRGDNAGRPTHTTKMESIQVIEECQNPTADEILSWAQNFDKMMKTPAGRNLFREFLRTEYSEENLLFWLACEDLKKEQNKKVIEEKARLIYEDYISILSPKEVSLDSRVREVINRNLLDPSPHMYEDAQLQIYTLMHRDSFPRFLNSQIYKSLVESITGSTSET
- the RGS17 gene encoding regulator of G-protein signaling 17 isoform X1, translated to MRKRQQSQNEGTSAVSQAPGNQRPNNTCCFCWCCCCSCSCLTVRNEDRGDNAGRPTHTTKMESIQVIEECQNPTADEILSWAQNFDKMMKTPAGRNLFREFLRTEYSEENLLFWLACEDLKKEQNKKVIEEKARLIYEDYISILSPKEVSLDSRVREVINRNLLDPSPHMYEDAQLQIYTLMHRDSFPRFLNSQIYKSLVESITGSTSET